The following are encoded in a window of Chloracidobacterium sp. genomic DNA:
- the pgl gene encoding 6-phosphogluconolactonase gives MNIFVFPTADDLARHAAESFVTQANAAIDARGRFAVAFSGGNTPRVIFRLLATEAFARRVNWSAVHCFWGDERCVPPNHADSNFRLAWEILLAPLGVSESNIYRMEGELPPAEAAARYNARLRAFFRDAPLRFDLIHLGMGEDGHTASLFPGTAALAETEAKVVANAVPQLNTMRLTFTAPLINEAQAVEFFVTGSGKAGVLREVLVGDRKDRYPAQMIHPTHGTLTWLVTADAAAQLPAELVRQAVI, from the coding sequence ATGAACATTTTCGTCTTCCCGACCGCTGACGATTTGGCGCGTCATGCCGCTGAGTCGTTTGTGACGCAGGCTAACGCAGCAATTGACGCGCGCGGCCGATTCGCCGTCGCCTTTTCGGGAGGAAACACGCCGCGCGTTATTTTTCGCCTTCTGGCGACCGAGGCCTTCGCTCGGCGCGTCAACTGGAGCGCCGTCCATTGCTTCTGGGGCGACGAGCGGTGCGTCCCGCCCAACCATGCCGACAGCAACTTTCGGCTCGCCTGGGAAATCCTCCTAGCGCCGCTGGGCGTCTCGGAAAGCAACATTTATCGGATGGAAGGCGAGCTTCCTCCGGCTGAAGCGGCGGCGCGGTATAACGCCCGCTTACGGGCGTTTTTCCGCGACGCCCCCCTGCGCTTTGATTTGATTCACCTTGGCATGGGCGAGGACGGCCACACGGCGTCGCTGTTTCCCGGCACGGCAGCACTCGCCGAAACCGAGGCGAAGGTGGTGGCTAATGCCGTACCGCAACTGAACACGATGCGCCTTACCTTCACTGCACCGCTCATCAACGAAGCGCAGGCCGTGGAGTTTTTTGTCACCGGCAGCGGTAAGGCCGGCGTGCTGCGGGAGGTGCTGGTCGGCGACCGGAAAGATCGTTATCCGGCGCAAATGATTCACCCGACGCACGGAACACTGACATGGCTTGTTACCGCCGACGCCGCCGCGCAGCTTCCGGCGGAACTTGTGCGGCAGGCCGTAATTTGA
- a CDS encoding glucose-6-phosphate dehydrogenase assembly protein OpcA — MGIVEDIERRRQVDVAAIERELTELWQVAAEAKEGDATAAVMRVCLLNLLVLITDEAHFGAVSEVVAKVTESAPCRAIIMHANPAGPEAETHAWIASHCHLDDHMRQVCCEEIRVSVGGSAVKYLARTVAPLIVPDLPVFLWWRDIQTLREKYFADFLPDVDRVIVDSRGLTHRDSLAVQLAKFVLETQRRAAFSDLNWTRLTRWRDLIAGLFDAPDLTHYLNELTRVTIRYAKDAEAPGLPLQTLLLAGFFAAQLNWTLRDAYEISPHQAELRFRAHRRRVMLTIEPQPDSRLPQRELTEVLLIAERPEPARFSVVCQLSEGADLLYITSVDITGGARHHTTITLPPLTDARLMSREVEIFGRSKPYERALRMALEMMTELELDAQSE, encoded by the coding sequence ATGGGCATCGTCGAAGACATTGAACGGCGTCGTCAAGTGGATGTGGCGGCGATTGAGCGCGAACTAACCGAGTTGTGGCAGGTCGCAGCGGAAGCCAAGGAAGGCGACGCCACCGCCGCCGTTATGCGCGTCTGTCTGCTCAACCTCCTTGTGTTGATCACCGACGAAGCGCATTTCGGCGCCGTTTCGGAAGTTGTTGCCAAGGTGACGGAATCCGCTCCATGCCGCGCCATCATTATGCACGCCAACCCGGCCGGGCCGGAGGCGGAAACTCACGCCTGGATTGCGTCACACTGCCACCTTGACGACCACATGCGGCAGGTGTGCTGCGAGGAAATTCGGGTCTCCGTCGGCGGCTCGGCCGTCAAATATCTGGCGCGCACCGTCGCGCCGCTCATCGTCCCTGATCTGCCAGTGTTTCTCTGGTGGCGCGACATCCAGACGCTGCGCGAGAAATACTTCGCCGATTTCCTGCCCGACGTCGATCGCGTTATTGTGGACAGTCGCGGTCTGACGCACCGCGACAGTCTAGCTGTGCAACTGGCGAAGTTCGTCCTTGAAACCCAGCGGCGTGCGGCCTTTAGCGACCTAAACTGGACGCGCCTGACGCGATGGCGCGATCTCATCGCCGGCCTGTTTGACGCGCCGGATTTGACGCATTACCTCAATGAATTGACGCGCGTGACCATTCGTTACGCTAAAGACGCCGAAGCGCCGGGGCTGCCATTACAGACATTGCTGCTGGCGGGCTTCTTCGCAGCGCAGCTCAACTGGACGCTCAGAGACGCCTATGAGATCAGCCCTCATCAGGCCGAACTTCGCTTTCGCGCCCATCGGCGGCGCGTCATGTTGACCATTGAGCCGCAACCCGACAGCCGCCTGCCGCAGCGTGAACTGACCGAGGTTTTGCTGATCGCCGAACGGCCCGAGCCGGCGCGTTTCAGCGTCGTTTGTCAGCTGTCGGAAGGCGCAGACCTGCTCTACATCACCTCGGTGGATATTACCGGCGGTGCGCGCCACCATACGACCATCACCCTGCCGCCGCTGACTGACGCGCGCTTGATGTCGCGGGAAGTTGAAATTTTCGGTCGCTCCAAGCCATATGAACGTGCGTTGCGGATGGCGCTTGAAATGATGACCGAGCTTGAGCTGGACGCGCAAAGCGAATAA
- the zwf gene encoding glucose-6-phosphate dehydrogenase, translating into MANDLNPLREEARVERTPDPCIIVIFGASGDLAKRKLVPALFNLARERRLPGGFSMVGYARSPMSDEALRALMRDAVAQFSSSGPPTEAEWESFAAGLFYCQGGYDDLAGYERLKARLAAIDAERGAGGNRIFYLSTPPSLIGPIMDALGASGLARRTPGGWTRVIIEKPIGYDLQTARALNAHVGRIFDEEQIYRIDHYRAKETVQNIVVMRFANGIFEPVWNRRYIDHVQITAAEVVGVEGRGGYYEEAGAVRDMLQNHLLQLLALVGMEPPTSLDADAIRDEAVKVAKAIRPIPPDAVDAYAVRGQYTAGWVGGKAVPGYREEEGVNPKSTTETYAAVKLEIDNWRWAGVPFYLRSGKRLTKRAAEIAVQFRQVPMRLFTTTEADLHEPNLLVMKIQPDEGLTLRLAAKLPGHAIHLRSVNMEFRYGTSFGVRSSEAYERLLLDCMFGDATLFTRRDMVETGWALMTPILEHWAASGERNLHFYEAGTWGPEAANQLMEEGRTWRRL; encoded by the coding sequence ATGGCGAACGATCTGAACCCCCTGCGCGAAGAAGCGCGCGTGGAGCGCACCCCTGACCCCTGCATCATTGTCATCTTCGGTGCGTCGGGCGATCTGGCGAAACGCAAACTGGTACCGGCGCTCTTCAACCTTGCCCGTGAGCGTCGGCTGCCCGGCGGCTTTTCAATGGTCGGCTATGCCCGCAGCCCCATGAGTGACGAAGCCCTGCGGGCGCTGATGCGCGACGCGGTGGCGCAGTTTTCCAGTTCAGGCCCGCCGACCGAGGCGGAATGGGAGAGCTTCGCCGCCGGCCTATTCTACTGTCAGGGCGGGTACGACGACCTTGCTGGCTACGAACGGCTCAAGGCGCGGCTTGCCGCAATTGACGCAGAACGCGGCGCGGGCGGCAACCGGATTTTCTACCTTTCTACGCCGCCCAGCCTGATTGGGCCGATTATGGACGCGCTTGGCGCGTCAGGTCTGGCGCGCCGGACGCCGGGCGGCTGGACGCGCGTCATTATTGAAAAACCCATCGGCTACGACCTTCAGACAGCGCGCGCACTCAACGCGCACGTCGGCCGCATCTTTGACGAAGAGCAAATCTATCGCATTGATCACTACCGGGCGAAGGAAACCGTGCAGAACATCGTGGTCATGCGGTTCGCCAACGGCATTTTTGAGCCAGTCTGGAATCGGCGCTATATTGACCACGTTCAGATTACGGCGGCGGAGGTGGTCGGCGTCGAGGGGCGCGGCGGCTATTACGAAGAGGCAGGCGCGGTGCGCGACATGCTCCAGAATCACCTGCTCCAACTGCTGGCGCTGGTCGGCATGGAGCCGCCCACGTCGCTGGACGCTGACGCCATCCGCGATGAGGCCGTCAAAGTCGCCAAGGCGATTCGGCCCATCCCGCCTGACGCCGTGGACGCCTATGCCGTGCGCGGGCAGTACACCGCCGGGTGGGTCGGCGGCAAAGCCGTCCCCGGCTACCGCGAAGAGGAGGGCGTCAACCCAAAGTCCACGACGGAAACCTATGCCGCCGTCAAGCTGGAAATTGACAACTGGCGCTGGGCGGGCGTGCCGTTTTATCTGCGCTCCGGCAAACGCCTAACCAAACGCGCCGCCGAGATCGCCGTCCAGTTTCGCCAGGTTCCCATGCGGTTGTTCACCACGACCGAGGCTGACTTGCACGAGCCGAACCTGCTGGTGATGAAGATTCAGCCCGACGAAGGGCTGACGCTGCGGCTAGCAGCGAAGCTGCCCGGTCACGCCATTCACCTGCGCTCCGTCAACATGGAGTTTCGCTACGGCACATCTTTTGGCGTACGGTCGTCGGAGGCGTACGAGCGGCTGCTGCTGGATTGCATGTTCGGGGACGCGACGCTCTTTACGCGCCGCGACATGGTGGAAACCGGCTGGGCGCTCATGACGCCGATTCTTGAGCACTGGGCGGCGAGCGGCGAACGCAACCTGCACTTTTACGAGGCCGGCACGTGGGGTCCGGAAGCCGCCAATCAGTTGATGGAGGAGGGACGCACCTGGCGGCGGCTCTGA
- the gndA gene encoding NADP-dependent phosphogluconate dehydrogenase, whose translation MTEQLADIGLVGLAVMGGNLARNMARNGYTVAVWNRDPARVDKFMATAGPDKKFIPTRTPQDLVAALARPRKIMLLVKAGEATDWTIAQLKPYLEPGDILIDGGNALYHDTIRREKALKAEGLHFIGCGVSGGEEGALLGPSLMPGGDRDAYEQLRPIWEAIAAKVDDGPCVTYIGPNGAGHFVKMVHNGIEYGDMQLIAEAYDLLKRVGRLTAPELGVVFAAWNEGVLQSFLIEITAQIFRAVDPETQQPLVDLILDKAGQKGTGKWTSEAALELGVPVPTIQAAIDARLLSAMKAERVAASQVIVGPPTSPEMPDLKDFIILVHNALYASKICSYAQGMALLAAASRAYDWNLNLSEISRIWKGGCIIRAQFLDKIKQAYQRRPDLPNLLLDPDFNQWMADTQTSWRTVVSIGALAGIPLPAMSASLAYFDSYRTATLPQNLTQAQRDFFGSHTYERLDKPEAGPIHTDWKALVR comes from the coding sequence ATGACGGAACAGTTGGCCGACATCGGCCTCGTCGGTTTGGCGGTCATGGGCGGCAACTTGGCGCGGAACATGGCGCGCAACGGCTACACGGTTGCCGTCTGGAATCGTGATCCAGCGCGGGTGGACAAGTTTATGGCGACCGCTGGCCCGGACAAGAAGTTTATTCCGACCCGAACGCCACAGGACTTGGTCGCGGCGCTGGCGCGTCCGCGCAAGATCATGCTGCTGGTCAAAGCCGGCGAGGCGACCGACTGGACGATTGCTCAGCTCAAGCCCTACCTTGAGCCGGGCGACATCCTGATTGACGGCGGCAATGCGCTCTACCACGACACAATTCGCCGCGAAAAGGCGCTTAAGGCGGAAGGGTTGCACTTCATCGGCTGCGGCGTGTCGGGCGGTGAAGAAGGCGCGCTGTTGGGGCCGTCGCTAATGCCAGGCGGCGACCGCGACGCTTACGAACAGCTCCGTCCCATCTGGGAAGCCATCGCTGCAAAGGTGGACGACGGCCCCTGCGTGACCTACATCGGTCCCAACGGCGCAGGGCACTTCGTCAAGATGGTGCACAACGGTATTGAGTACGGCGATATGCAGCTTATCGCCGAGGCTTACGATTTGCTCAAGCGCGTCGGCCGCTTGACCGCGCCTGAACTTGGCGTCGTCTTTGCAGCTTGGAATGAAGGCGTCCTGCAGTCATTCCTCATCGAAATCACGGCGCAGATTTTCCGCGCTGTCGATCCCGAAACCCAGCAACCGCTCGTAGACCTGATCCTCGACAAGGCCGGGCAAAAAGGCACGGGCAAGTGGACGTCCGAAGCGGCGCTGGAGTTGGGCGTTCCTGTCCCGACGATTCAGGCCGCGATTGACGCGCGGCTGCTGTCCGCGATGAAGGCGGAGCGTGTAGCGGCGAGCCAGGTCATTGTCGGCCCGCCGACATCGCCGGAAATGCCTGATTTGAAAGATTTTATTATTCTTGTCCACAATGCGCTCTACGCCAGCAAAATCTGCTCTTACGCCCAGGGGATGGCGCTACTTGCCGCCGCCTCGCGGGCGTATGACTGGAATCTCAACCTGAGCGAGATTAGCCGCATCTGGAAGGGGGGCTGCATTATCCGGGCGCAGTTCCTCGACAAGATCAAACAAGCCTACCAGCGGCGGCCCGACCTGCCGAATCTCCTACTCGACCCAGATTTCAACCAGTGGATGGCTGACACGCAAACCAGTTGGCGGACGGTCGTCAGCATCGGCGCGCTAGCCGGGATTCCATTGCCCGCTATGAGCGCCAGCTTGGCCTACTTCGACAGTTACCGGACAGCCACCCTACCGCAGAACCTCACCCAGGCGCAGCGTGACTTTTTCGGCTCGCACACCTACGAACGCCTTGACAAACCAGAAGCCGGCCCTATCCATACCGATTGGAAGGCGCTTGTCCGGTAG
- a CDS encoding bifunctional transaldolase/phosoglucose isomerase: MNPLRALHEHGQSPWLDYIRRSLMTSGELQRFIDEDGLMGVTSNPAIFEKAITGSQDYTAALAALEPENLDAMTLYERLAVEDVQNAADILRPVYERTQGRDGYVSLEVSPYLARDTDGTIAEARRLWQTVNRPNLMIKVPATPEGLPAIQTLISEGVNVNVTLLFAQDVYRQVAEAYLAGLEALAAGGGDLRRVASVASFFVSRIDTLVDAKLDAKLKAGDGDRALLESLKGKVAIANAKLAYQAYKKIFSGERWERLAAAGARTQRLLWASTGTKNPQYSDVLYVEALIGPDTVNTMPPATWEAFRDHGRVQPTLESDLEAAHDTLETLEKVGISLKEVTDTLLTEAVRLFAEPFDKLLNSLDKKCKAVNWTRLNAQELHLTDAHRRLVDAELDDWKINGKGRRLWMRDARLWTGGDESRWLGWLGLIEDQLANLPTLTAAAADLRGNFQHAVVLGMGGSSLCPEVLRMTFGVLADAPVVHVLDSTDPAQISALEAQLDLERTVFIVASKSGTTLESNIFKQYFFERMKQIVGPERVGAHFVAITDPGSKLEAVAKADGFRYVFAGVPSVGGRYSALSNFGMVPAAVMGVPVGEFLDLAADMAAACSSCVPVAENPGVVLGCTLGALAKVGRDKLTFITSPKLWAMGAWLEQLIAESLGKQGKAIIPVDLEFPTDISSYGDDRVFAYLRLDDDDNDATDAAVAAFKDAGYPVIVNRLTNEMTLGQEFFRWEMATAVAGAILGVNPFDQPDVEASKVATRELTAAYEHTGALPEETPIFAADGVKLFADAANAAALGTHDNLAGYLQAHLARLSAGDYFALLAYLEMNQINKAHLQAIRHAVRDEKRVATCLGFGPRFLHSTGQAYKGGPNTGVFVQLTCDDAHDLPVPGHAYTFGVVKAAQARGDFQVLAERKRRVLWIHLGADVPAQLFKLREAFAQALASSARS, translated from the coding sequence ATGAATCCTCTTCGAGCGTTACATGAGCATGGGCAGTCGCCGTGGCTTGACTACATCCGGCGCAGCCTGATGACCAGCGGCGAACTGCAACGCTTCATTGACGAAGACGGGCTGATGGGCGTTACGTCCAACCCCGCAATTTTTGAAAAAGCAATCACTGGCAGCCAAGACTATACGGCGGCGCTGGCGGCGCTCGAACCGGAAAACCTCGATGCCATGACGCTGTATGAGCGGCTGGCCGTCGAGGACGTCCAGAACGCCGCTGACATTCTTAGGCCGGTCTACGAACGGACGCAGGGGCGGGATGGATACGTTAGCCTCGAAGTGTCGCCGTACCTTGCCAGAGACACCGACGGCACCATCGCCGAAGCGCGTCGGTTGTGGCAGACCGTCAACCGTCCGAACCTGATGATCAAGGTACCGGCGACCCCGGAAGGTCTCCCTGCCATCCAAACGCTCATCAGCGAGGGCGTCAATGTCAACGTCACGCTGCTCTTCGCGCAGGACGTGTATCGGCAGGTGGCGGAAGCCTACCTTGCCGGCCTCGAAGCCTTGGCGGCCGGCGGCGGCGACCTGCGCCGCGTCGCCAGCGTCGCCAGCTTCTTCGTCAGCCGTATTGACACACTGGTGGACGCTAAGCTCGACGCCAAACTCAAGGCCGGCGACGGTGACCGGGCGCTACTTGAAAGCCTCAAGGGAAAGGTGGCTATTGCCAACGCCAAACTGGCTTATCAGGCCTACAAAAAAATCTTTTCCGGCGAGCGGTGGGAAAGGCTGGCGGCAGCTGGCGCGCGGACGCAGCGCCTGCTCTGGGCCAGTACGGGAACGAAAAACCCGCAGTACAGCGACGTGCTCTACGTCGAGGCGCTCATCGGCCCCGACACCGTGAACACCATGCCACCGGCGACGTGGGAGGCGTTTCGTGACCACGGGCGCGTCCAACCAACGCTCGAAAGCGACCTTGAAGCTGCCCACGACACACTTGAAACACTTGAAAAGGTCGGCATTTCGCTCAAGGAGGTCACCGACACGCTGCTGACTGAGGCCGTCCGCCTCTTCGCCGAGCCGTTTGACAAGCTGCTTAACTCGCTCGACAAAAAGTGCAAGGCCGTCAACTGGACGCGCCTCAACGCGCAGGAACTCCACCTAACGGATGCTCACCGCCGACTGGTGGACGCCGAACTCGACGACTGGAAAATCAACGGCAAGGGGCGCCGTCTCTGGATGCGCGACGCGCGGTTGTGGACAGGCGGAGATGAAAGCCGGTGGCTGGGCTGGCTAGGTCTGATTGAGGATCAGCTCGCCAACCTGCCGACGTTGACGGCGGCGGCGGCGGACCTGCGGGGGAACTTCCAACACGCCGTTGTTCTCGGTATGGGCGGATCGAGTCTCTGCCCGGAAGTGCTGCGCATGACGTTCGGCGTGCTGGCCGACGCACCGGTGGTACACGTGCTGGATTCCACTGACCCAGCCCAGATCAGCGCGCTGGAGGCCCAACTCGACCTTGAGCGCACCGTCTTCATCGTGGCGAGCAAGTCGGGGACGACGCTCGAATCAAACATCTTCAAGCAGTACTTCTTTGAACGGATGAAGCAGATTGTTGGACCGGAGCGCGTCGGCGCGCACTTTGTCGCCATTACCGACCCCGGCTCAAAACTGGAAGCCGTCGCCAAAGCCGACGGCTTCCGGTATGTCTTCGCCGGCGTGCCGAGCGTCGGCGGACGGTATTCGGCGCTGTCGAACTTTGGGATGGTTCCAGCGGCGGTGATGGGCGTGCCGGTGGGCGAGTTCCTCGACTTAGCCGCCGACATGGCGGCCGCCTGCTCCTCCTGCGTACCGGTCGCCGAAAACCCCGGCGTGGTGTTGGGCTGTACGCTGGGCGCGCTCGCCAAAGTCGGGCGGGACAAGTTGACCTTTATCACCTCGCCCAAGCTGTGGGCGATGGGCGCATGGCTGGAACAGCTCATCGCGGAATCGCTCGGCAAGCAAGGCAAAGCCATCATTCCGGTGGATTTGGAGTTCCCGACCGACATTTCATCTTACGGCGACGACCGTGTTTTCGCCTACCTGCGGCTTGACGACGATGACAACGATGCCACCGACGCCGCCGTCGCCGCCTTCAAAGACGCGGGCTATCCGGTCATTGTCAACCGACTGACCAACGAAATGACCTTGGGGCAGGAGTTCTTCCGCTGGGAAATGGCCACAGCAGTCGCCGGCGCAATTCTGGGCGTCAATCCGTTTGATCAGCCGGATGTCGAGGCGAGTAAAGTCGCCACCCGTGAACTGACCGCCGCCTATGAACACACGGGCGCACTACCGGAGGAAACGCCGATCTTCGCCGCCGACGGCGTCAAGCTGTTTGCCGACGCGGCGAACGCGGCGGCGCTGGGCACGCACGACAACCTCGCCGGTTACCTACAAGCGCATCTGGCGCGGTTGTCCGCCGGGGATTACTTCGCCCTGCTGGCGTATCTTGAAATGAACCAGATCAACAAAGCTCACCTCCAGGCGATTCGGCACGCTGTCCGGGACGAGAAGCGCGTCGCCACCTGTTTGGGGTTCGGCCCACGCTTCCTGCACTCAACTGGCCAGGCGTACAAGGGCGGCCCAAACACCGGCGTCTTTGTGCAGTTGACCTGCGATGACGCCCATGACCTGCCCGTACCGGGTCATGCCTATACCTTCGGCGTCGTCAAGGCGGCCCAGGCGCGAGGGGATTTTCAAGTCCTCGCCGAGCGGAAGCGGCGCGTGCTGTGGATTCACTTAGGCGCGGATGTACCGGCGCAGTTGTTTAAGCTGCGAGAGGCGTTCGCGCAGGCGCTGGCGTCCAGCGCGCGCTCCTAG
- the tkt gene encoding transketolase, whose translation MASLPAVQPAARTTERDQLCVTTLRTLAIDAVEQAQSGHPGAPMENAPFGYLLFTRYLRHNPRNPHWPNRDRFVLSAGHGCMLLYGLLHLTGYDLPLEDIKRFRQWGSKTPGHPEYGHTPGVETTTGPLGQGIATAVGMAIAETKLAAYFNRPGHTIVDYNTYVLCSDGDLMEGVASEACSLAGTLKLGKLIVYYADNRITIDGSTDLTFREHVATRFLAYDWHVQSIEGNDLKQIAQAIEQARAETTRPSLIVARTHIGYGSPNKQDTAKAHGEPLGAEEVKLTKQAYGWPYDAPFTIPAEALEVYRACIPRGEQLEADWTARFAAYEAAYPDLAAEWRAFHAGELPPGWDADLPTFTDDMATRQASGVVINTLAERLPFLIGGSADLTPSNNTAIKSATAYSATDRHGRNFHFGVREHAMGAILNGLALSRGFIPYGGTFLVFSDYMKAAIRLAALMRLRVIYVFTHDSIGLGEDGPTHQAVEQLAGLRAIPNLTVIRPADANEVTEAWRTAVRNTDGPTAIILTRQKIPTFDRTHHAPASELSRGAYVFSKEQHSPPDLILIGSGSELQWAVAAQARLQAEGVAVRVISMPSWELFERQPEEYRRSVLPPNVKKRLAIEAASPLGWRNYITDEGAIIAMKSFGASAPFTVLMREFGFTTENVVATAKALLAKTTD comes from the coding sequence ATGGCTTCCCTACCTGCCGTCCAACCGGCCGCCCGGACGACCGAACGCGACCAACTCTGCGTCACAACGCTCCGCACGCTCGCTATTGACGCCGTCGAGCAGGCGCAGTCAGGCCATCCCGGCGCGCCGATGGAAAATGCGCCGTTCGGCTACCTGCTCTTCACCCGCTATCTCCGCCACAATCCGCGCAATCCACACTGGCCCAACCGCGACCGCTTCGTTCTCTCCGCCGGCCACGGCTGTATGTTGCTTTACGGGCTGCTGCACCTGACCGGGTATGACCTGCCGCTCGAAGACATCAAGCGATTCCGCCAGTGGGGCTCAAAAACGCCGGGCCACCCGGAGTACGGCCACACGCCCGGCGTCGAAACCACGACCGGGCCGCTCGGTCAAGGCATCGCCACAGCCGTCGGGATGGCGATTGCTGAAACTAAACTCGCCGCGTACTTCAACCGCCCGGGCCACACCATCGTGGACTACAACACCTACGTGCTGTGCAGCGACGGCGATCTAATGGAAGGCGTGGCCTCCGAAGCCTGTAGCCTCGCCGGGACGCTTAAACTCGGTAAACTCATCGTCTACTACGCCGACAACCGCATCACCATTGACGGCAGCACCGATCTAACCTTCCGCGAACACGTGGCGACCCGCTTTCTCGCCTACGATTGGCACGTCCAGTCCATCGAAGGCAATGACCTCAAGCAAATCGCCCAAGCCATTGAACAGGCGCGCGCCGAAACCACCCGCCCGTCGCTCATCGTCGCCCGGACACACATTGGCTACGGCAGCCCCAACAAGCAGGATACAGCCAAGGCGCACGGTGAACCGCTCGGCGCTGAGGAAGTCAAGCTGACCAAACAGGCGTACGGTTGGCCCTACGACGCGCCGTTTACGATCCCCGCCGAAGCACTGGAAGTGTACCGCGCCTGCATTCCGCGCGGTGAACAGCTGGAAGCCGACTGGACGGCGCGCTTCGCCGCCTATGAAGCCGCTTACCCCGACCTCGCCGCTGAATGGCGCGCGTTTCACGCCGGCGAACTTCCGCCCGGCTGGGACGCTGACCTGCCGACCTTCACCGACGACATGGCGACCCGGCAAGCGTCCGGTGTGGTCATCAACACGCTGGCGGAGCGGCTGCCTTTTCTCATCGGCGGCTCGGCCGATTTGACGCCCTCCAACAACACAGCCATCAAGAGCGCAACCGCTTACAGCGCCACTGACCGCCACGGGCGTAACTTCCACTTCGGCGTTCGGGAACACGCCATGGGCGCCATCCTCAACGGCCTGGCGCTCAGTCGCGGCTTTATCCCGTATGGCGGCACGTTTCTCGTCTTTTCCGACTATATGAAAGCCGCTATTCGGCTGGCGGCGCTCATGCGGCTGCGCGTCATCTACGTCTTCACCCACGACAGCATCGGCCTTGGCGAAGACGGGCCGACGCATCAGGCCGTTGAACAACTCGCCGGCCTGCGCGCCATCCCCAATCTGACGGTCATTCGCCCGGCCGACGCCAACGAAGTCACCGAGGCCTGGCGCACAGCCGTCCGCAACACCGACGGGCCAACGGCGATTATTCTCACCCGCCAGAAAATACCGACTTTTGACCGTACCCACCACGCGCCGGCAAGCGAACTCTCACGTGGCGCATATGTCTTTTCCAAAGAACAACATAGCCCACCTGATCTCATCTTGATTGGCAGTGGTTCGGAACTCCAATGGGCGGTCGCCGCGCAAGCCCGGCTCCAGGCGGAAGGCGTCGCCGTGCGCGTCATTAGCATGCCGAGTTGGGAACTGTTTGAACGGCAACCGGAGGAGTACCGCCGCAGCGTCCTACCGCCAAACGTCAAAAAGCGCCTCGCCATTGAGGCGGCTTCCCCACTGGGCTGGAGAAACTACATTACTGATGAAGGCGCAATCATTGCTATGAAAAGCTTTGGCGCGTCGGCTCCATTTACGGTTCTCATGCGTGAGTTCGGCTTTACCACCGAAAACGTCGTGGCGACCGCCAAGGCGCTCCTCGCAAAAACCACCGACTGA
- a CDS encoding class I SAM-dependent methyltransferase: MGKFADNYDAYMRPLERRIFAVRRQRLIPQATGDVLEIGGGTGANLPFYRQVRSLTFTDPDPAMLRLAQAKPRPADLPVTFCTAAAEALPFPDETFDTVVVTLALCTVADPKQALDEIRRVLRPGGQLLALEHIRPPGLLGYVADALTPLQKRLAAGCHLNRATCHAIAAAGFIIERETLSIFDIVAEVQAVAPKPARTTAHANQTEMPSARQRPVS; this comes from the coding sequence ATGGGTAAGTTCGCCGACAACTACGACGCCTACATGCGCCCGCTCGAACGGCGTATCTTCGCCGTGCGACGACAACGCCTGATCCCGCAGGCGACTGGTGATGTTCTCGAAATTGGCGGCGGCACGGGCGCGAATCTTCCCTTTTACCGGCAGGTCCGGTCGTTGACCTTCACTGACCCTGACCCCGCCATGCTGCGCCTAGCGCAAGCCAAACCGCGTCCGGCCGACCTGCCGGTGACGTTCTGCACAGCCGCCGCCGAAGCGCTGCCCTTTCCCGATGAAACATTCGATACCGTTGTCGTCACCCTTGCGCTGTGCACCGTCGCCGATCCAAAACAGGCGCTGGACGAAATCCGGCGTGTCCTGCGCCCAGGCGGCCAACTGCTCGCGCTGGAACACATCCGTCCGCCGGGACTCCTCGGCTACGTCGCCGACGCCCTGACACCGCTCCAAAAACGCCTCGCCGCCGGCTGCCACCTCAACCGCGCCACGTGCCACGCCATTGCGGCCGCTGGCTTTATCATCGAGCGCGAAACGCTTTCCATCTTTGACATTGTGGCGGAAGTTCAAGCCGTCGCGCCCAAGCCCGCCAGAACCACGGCACACGCCAACCAGACGGAAATGCCGTCCGCTCGCCAGCGCCCTGTTTCCTAA